Proteins encoded together in one Streptomyces umbrinus window:
- a CDS encoding kelch motif-containing protein translates to MAYRPSKKTQKRLLGIGGVALLAGLNAPAAIGFASEQYYEYKIAQPGYKAKYGSWKHLDIPKEFRTNAIHAALLHTGKVLIVAGSGNEQKKFDKGSFDTVLWDPRNDTFKKIPTPDDFFCAGHAQLPSGRMLVAGGTARYELLDGEVDRAGGGMRVKNENPDRPVVLKKGTRFRSPTGVEYVSRFDVTVPKAKRTQEITYNRAGVMQPWKTKVTASEARVFVEAAELGQRSVAGKQAQYEILGLKGKEAANTYGLSEKITMDKQDFQGIKAAYEFDPTAEKYVPVAPMGKARWYPTLVGLEDGRVLAVSGLDDVGVIDPGDNEIYDPKTKKWTPGPKHYFPTYPALFLTKGGKLFYPASNAGYGPATMGREPGLWDLKTNKFEKVPGLSDTDQTETSASLLLPPAQDQKVMILGGGGVGESKKATSRTAVIDLKKDNPVFEDGPDLPQGTRYLNSVIMPDDSVFTSNGSSDYRGRSASNILKAQFYDPRSNSFRSAASPRVGRNYHSEALLLPDGRVATFGSDPLFDDQQNTKLGHFEQRMEIYTPPTLHKNAKTRPVLGDGPQEVDGEGRATFATRHPDRIVNARLMRPSAVTHTTDVEQRSIALGVTKTEDSVTVDVPKDRTLVPPGWYMLFVTDADGTPSEAKWVQVR, encoded by the coding sequence ATGGCCTACCGCCCTTCGAAGAAGACCCAGAAGAGGCTGCTCGGCATAGGCGGCGTCGCGCTGCTCGCCGGACTCAACGCCCCGGCCGCGATCGGCTTCGCCTCGGAGCAGTACTACGAGTACAAGATCGCCCAGCCGGGCTACAAGGCGAAGTACGGCTCCTGGAAGCATCTGGACATTCCGAAGGAGTTCCGCACCAACGCCATCCACGCGGCGCTCCTGCACACCGGCAAGGTGCTGATCGTCGCGGGCTCCGGCAACGAGCAGAAGAAGTTCGACAAGGGCTCCTTCGACACCGTCCTGTGGGACCCGAGGAACGACACCTTCAAGAAGATCCCCACCCCGGACGACTTCTTCTGCGCCGGACACGCCCAACTCCCCAGCGGCAGGATGCTGGTGGCCGGCGGCACGGCGCGTTACGAGCTGCTCGACGGCGAGGTCGACCGGGCCGGCGGCGGCATGCGCGTGAAGAACGAGAACCCCGACAGGCCGGTCGTCCTCAAGAAGGGCACCCGGTTCCGTTCGCCGACCGGGGTGGAGTACGTCAGCAGGTTCGACGTCACCGTCCCCAAGGCCAAGCGCACGCAGGAGATCACGTACAACAGGGCCGGTGTGATGCAGCCCTGGAAGACGAAGGTCACCGCGAGCGAGGCCCGGGTCTTCGTCGAGGCCGCCGAGTTGGGGCAGCGGTCGGTCGCGGGCAAGCAGGCCCAGTACGAGATTCTCGGCCTGAAGGGGAAGGAGGCGGCCAATACATATGGCCTCTCCGAGAAGATCACCATGGACAAGCAGGACTTCCAGGGGATCAAGGCCGCGTACGAGTTCGACCCGACGGCGGAGAAGTACGTGCCCGTCGCGCCGATGGGCAAGGCCCGCTGGTATCCGACGCTGGTCGGTCTGGAGGACGGGCGGGTGCTAGCGGTCTCCGGGCTCGACGACGTCGGGGTGATCGACCCGGGCGACAACGAGATCTACGACCCGAAGACCAAGAAGTGGACCCCGGGCCCCAAGCACTACTTCCCGACCTATCCCGCCCTCTTCCTCACCAAGGGCGGCAAGCTCTTCTACCCGGCCTCGAACGCCGGTTACGGGCCCGCCACCATGGGGCGCGAACCCGGCCTGTGGGATCTGAAGACCAACAAGTTCGAGAAGGTGCCGGGGCTGAGCGACACCGACCAGACGGAGACGTCGGCGTCCCTGCTGCTGCCCCCGGCCCAGGACCAGAAGGTGATGATCCTCGGCGGCGGAGGCGTCGGCGAGTCCAAGAAGGCGACCTCGCGCACCGCGGTCATCGACCTCAAGAAGGACAACCCCGTCTTCGAGGACGGCCCCGACCTGCCGCAGGGCACCCGCTACCTGAACAGCGTGATCATGCCGGACGACTCGGTGTTCACATCCAACGGCTCCTCGGACTACCGCGGGCGCAGCGCCAGCAACATCCTCAAGGCGCAGTTCTACGACCCCAGGTCCAACTCCTTCCGTTCGGCGGCCTCGCCCAGGGTCGGCCGCAACTACCACTCGGAGGCGCTGCTGCTGCCCGACGGCCGGGTCGCCACGTTCGGCTCCGACCCGCTCTTCGACGACCAGCAGAACACCAAGCTCGGCCACTTCGAGCAGCGCATGGAGATCTACACCCCGCCCACCCTGCACAAGAACGCCAAGACCCGTCCCGTACTCGGCGACGGTCCGCAGGAGGTCGACGGCGAGGGCCGCGCGACCTTCGCGACCCGGCATCCGGACCGGATCGTGAACGCCCGTCTGATGCGGCCGAGCGCGGTCACCCACACCACCGACGTCGAGCAGCGGTCCATCGCGCTCGGGGTCACGAAGACGGAGGACTCGGTCACCGTGGACGTACCGAAGGACCGGACGCTGGTGCCGCCCGGCTGGTACATGCTGTTCGTGACGGACGCGGACGGGACGCCGTCGGAGGCGAAGTGGGTCCAGGTGCGGTGA
- a CDS encoding glycosyltransferase family 2 protein has protein sequence MRPEGYDYDTHSQLAGPLAEPSGTAYRVQYTKLLSREPHRIRAVLLMTLAPLLTGLLLVYLVWPTHWVVREGGTRWLVGLDIAMLISIGLIELFMVVNVVSIAHATMVARDPIPVFPEPGTRVAFLTTYVPGKEPLSMVRATLEGAVRVTHPGPHGVDVWLLDEGDDEQAKALCVELGVRHFTRHGVPEWNRVKGVHKARTKHGNYNAWIAMHGGEYDFFASVDTDHVPLPEFLERMMGYFRDPDVAFVVGPQVYGNYTTPVTKAAESQQFLFHALIQRAGNRYRAPMFVGTNNVVRIAAVRQVGGLYDSITEDMATGFELHRHKNPRTGHHWQSVYTPDVLAVGEGPESWTDFFTQQMRWSRGTYETLFKQYWKAPFTMPPGRLFSYTMMLVYYPMTAVNWLLGILSCVLFLWFGASGTQVAASMWLMLYSDAAALQIGLYLWNRRHNVSPHEPEGSGGLAGMAMSALSAPIYLKSLGAAVVRRPSRFVVTPKGGGASPDRVLTFRIHLFWAAVLTASLVASFVLGHTHAAMRTWAVLALAISLAPVGVWLGTRFQERRARQRVATPAVARIPDGEPAPAPAFSAGGTLPSGSLPSGSLPSGTVSSGTVSSGTTGGN, from the coding sequence GTGCGGCCGGAGGGCTACGACTACGACACCCACAGCCAACTGGCCGGACCGCTCGCGGAGCCGTCCGGCACCGCGTACCGGGTGCAGTACACAAAGCTCCTGTCGCGCGAGCCACACCGAATACGAGCCGTCCTGCTCATGACGCTCGCCCCGCTGCTCACGGGGCTGCTCCTCGTCTACCTGGTCTGGCCGACCCACTGGGTCGTCAGAGAGGGCGGCACCCGCTGGCTGGTCGGCCTCGACATCGCGATGCTCATATCCATCGGCCTGATCGAGCTGTTCATGGTCGTCAACGTGGTCTCCATCGCCCACGCGACCATGGTGGCGAGGGACCCGATACCCGTCTTCCCGGAGCCCGGCACCAGGGTCGCCTTCCTCACCACGTACGTCCCGGGCAAGGAACCGCTCTCGATGGTCCGCGCCACTCTGGAAGGCGCCGTCCGCGTCACCCACCCCGGCCCCCACGGCGTCGACGTATGGCTCCTGGACGAGGGCGACGACGAACAGGCCAAGGCCCTCTGTGTCGAACTGGGCGTACGGCACTTCACCCGCCACGGCGTCCCCGAGTGGAACAGGGTCAAGGGCGTCCACAAGGCCCGTACGAAGCACGGCAACTACAACGCGTGGATCGCGATGCACGGCGGCGAGTACGACTTCTTCGCCTCCGTCGACACCGACCACGTCCCGCTCCCCGAGTTCCTGGAGCGGATGATGGGCTACTTCCGCGACCCGGACGTCGCGTTCGTCGTCGGCCCGCAGGTGTACGGCAACTACACCACTCCGGTCACCAAGGCGGCCGAGTCCCAGCAGTTCCTGTTCCACGCGCTGATCCAGCGGGCCGGCAACCGCTACCGCGCCCCCATGTTCGTCGGCACCAACAACGTCGTACGGATCGCGGCCGTCCGGCAGGTCGGCGGGCTGTACGACTCCATCACCGAGGACATGGCCACCGGGTTCGAGCTGCACCGGCACAAGAACCCGAGGACCGGCCACCACTGGCAGTCGGTCTACACACCCGACGTGCTGGCCGTGGGCGAGGGCCCCGAGTCCTGGACCGACTTCTTCACCCAGCAGATGCGCTGGTCGCGCGGTACGTACGAGACGCTGTTCAAGCAGTACTGGAAGGCACCCTTCACGATGCCGCCCGGCCGGCTGTTCTCGTACACGATGATGCTCGTCTACTACCCGATGACGGCCGTCAACTGGCTGCTGGGCATCCTCAGTTGCGTCCTGTTCCTGTGGTTCGGCGCGTCCGGCACCCAGGTCGCCGCCTCCATGTGGCTGATGCTCTACAGCGACGCCGCCGCCCTCCAGATCGGCCTCTATCTCTGGAACCGGCGGCACAACGTCTCCCCGCACGAACCGGAAGGCTCGGGCGGCCTCGCCGGCATGGCGATGTCGGCCCTGTCCGCGCCGATCTACCTCAAGTCGCTCGGCGCGGCCGTGGTCCGCCGCCCCAGCCGTTTCGTGGTCACCCCGAAGGGCGGCGGCGCCAGCCCCGATCGGGTGCTGACCTTCCGGATCCACCTGTTCTGGGCGGCAGTCCTGACGGCCTCGCTGGTGGCGTCGTTCGTCCTAGGGCACACGCACGCGGCCATGCGCACCTGGGCCGTCCTCGCCCTGGCGATCTCCCTCGCTCCGGTCGGCGTGTGGCTGGGCACCCGGTTCCAGGAACGCCGGGCCCGGCAGCGCGTCGCCACCCCGGCCGTCGCCCGGATCCCGGACGGCGAGCCCGCACCCGCGCCGGCCTTCAGCGCCGGCGGCACGCTTCCCAGCGGCTCGCTCCCCAGCGGCTCGCTCCCCAGCGGGACGGTCTCCAGCGGGACGGTCTCCAGCGGTACGACAGGAGGTAACTAG
- a CDS encoding MTH1187 family thiamine-binding protein: MIVAFSVTPLGVGEDVGEYVADAVRVVRESGLPNRTDAMFTSIEGEWDEVMAVVKRAVAVVEERAPRVSVVLKADIRPGVTDGLTSKVDTVERHLSV; this comes from the coding sequence ATGATCGTCGCTTTCTCCGTGACGCCGCTGGGTGTCGGTGAGGACGTGGGCGAGTACGTCGCCGACGCCGTGCGGGTCGTGCGGGAGTCGGGGCTGCCCAATCGCACCGACGCGATGTTTACCTCGATCGAGGGGGAGTGGGACGAAGTGATGGCCGTCGTGAAGCGTGCCGTCGCTGTGGTGGAGGAGCGGGCGCCACGTGTGTCCGTCGTCCTCAAGGCGGACATCAGGCCCGGTGTCACCGACGGACTGACGTCCAAGGTCGACACGGTGGAGCGACACCTGTCGGTGTAG
- a CDS encoding DUF3817 domain-containing protein: MDIKTASALRRLRLVSAPEAVSFLLLLVCSVLKRTTDFNAVPVMGMVHGVLFILYLIFWADAWNRAKWDLKTAALYFVLSVLPAGGFFAERKLKREAENALIASRARNEGIVSA; the protein is encoded by the coding sequence GTGGACATCAAGACCGCCTCCGCCCTCCGTCGTCTCCGTCTGGTCTCGGCTCCCGAGGCCGTTTCCTTCCTCCTCCTGCTGGTCTGCTCGGTGCTGAAGCGGACGACGGACTTCAACGCGGTACCCGTGATGGGCATGGTCCACGGCGTCCTCTTCATCCTGTACCTGATCTTCTGGGCCGACGCCTGGAACCGCGCCAAGTGGGACCTGAAGACCGCGGCCCTCTACTTCGTCCTCTCCGTGCTGCCGGCCGGCGGCTTCTTCGCCGAGCGCAAGCTCAAGCGCGAGGCGGAGAACGCGCTCATCGCGTCCCGCGCCCGCAACGAGGGGATCGTCAGCGCATGA
- a CDS encoding AIM24 family protein: MFRLQGSKVLAVDMTGDAVKAKNGSMVAYDGQMAFKKLSGGGEGIRGMVTRRITGEQMTLMEVKGQGTCWFADRASEINLVNLQGDKLFVESSNLLATDSGLRTGTSFTGLRGASQGNGLFTTTIEGHGQAAIMSDGPAVVLRVSSQYPLTVDPGAYIAHQGNLRQSFQSGVTFRTFMGEGGGEAFQIRFEGDGVVYVQPSERNSIAGDV, translated from the coding sequence ATGTTCCGACTCCAAGGCAGCAAGGTGCTGGCCGTCGACATGACCGGCGACGCCGTGAAGGCGAAGAACGGGTCGATGGTGGCGTACGACGGTCAGATGGCCTTCAAGAAGCTCAGCGGCGGTGGCGAGGGTATCCGCGGCATGGTGACGCGCCGGATCACCGGTGAGCAGATGACCCTCATGGAGGTGAAGGGACAGGGGACCTGCTGGTTCGCCGACCGGGCAAGCGAGATCAACCTCGTGAACCTCCAGGGCGACAAACTCTTCGTCGAGTCGAGCAATCTGCTCGCGACCGACTCCGGCCTGCGCACGGGCACGTCCTTCACGGGACTCAGGGGCGCCTCGCAGGGCAACGGGCTCTTCACGACGACCATCGAGGGGCACGGCCAGGCGGCGATCATGTCGGACGGGCCGGCCGTGGTGCTGCGGGTCAGCTCGCAGTACCCGCTGACCGTGGACCCGGGGGCGTACATCGCCCATCAGGGCAATCTGCGGCAGTCCTTCCAGTCCGGTGTGACGTTCCGCACGTTCATGGGCGAGGGCGGCGGCGAGGCCTTCCAGATCCGCTTCGAGGGCGACGGCGTCGTGTACGTGCAGCCCAGTGAGCGCAACTCGATCGCGGGAGATGTGTGA
- a CDS encoding AIM24 family protein, with the protein MPFREINSKMIEATVMPGQRLFSQRGAMLAYKGEVSFTPNMQGGQGGLMSMIGRRVADEATPLMTVEGSGTVLFGHGGHHIQVISLTGETLYVEADRLLAFDGTLEQGTMFMGSQGGVMGMVRGQMTGQGLFTTTLKGHGSVAVMAHGGVIEVPISPQRPVHVDPQAYVAHHGDVRNKLSSALGLRDLVGRGSGEAFQLELSGSGAVYVQASEEKL; encoded by the coding sequence ATGCCCTTCCGTGAGATCAACTCGAAGATGATCGAGGCCACGGTCATGCCGGGGCAGCGGCTGTTCAGCCAGCGCGGCGCGATGCTCGCCTACAAGGGCGAGGTGTCCTTCACCCCCAACATGCAGGGCGGCCAGGGCGGCCTCATGTCGATGATCGGACGGCGGGTGGCCGACGAGGCGACTCCGCTGATGACCGTCGAGGGCTCCGGCACCGTCCTGTTCGGGCACGGCGGCCACCACATCCAGGTGATCAGCCTCACGGGCGAGACCCTGTACGTGGAGGCGGACCGGCTGCTGGCCTTCGACGGCACCCTGGAGCAGGGCACGATGTTCATGGGCTCGCAGGGCGGGGTCATGGGCATGGTGCGCGGCCAGATGACGGGTCAGGGGCTGTTCACCACGACCCTCAAGGGGCACGGCAGCGTCGCCGTCATGGCGCACGGCGGGGTCATCGAGGTGCCGATCAGCCCGCAGCGCCCGGTCCATGTCGATCCGCAGGCGTACGTCGCCCACCACGGGGACGTACGCAACAAGCTCTCCAGCGCGCTCGGTCTGCGCGATCTGGTGGGCCGCGGCTCGGGCGAGGCGTTCCAGCTGGAGCTCAGCGGGAGTGGTGCGGTGTACGTGCAGGCGTCGGAGGAGAAGCTGTGA
- a CDS encoding AIM24 family protein has translation MTTYPGTGPVIHDPSTLPVDDNVNAYTFCVELKGSEWFLQKGKMIAYYGSMEFNGIGHGRLDRLVRTSFHSPLHASDWVVASGSGKMLLADRAFDVNSFDLEEGNLTIRSGNLLAFQPSLALKQSIVPGFLTLIGTGKFVAASNGPVVFMEPPIRVDPQALVGWADCPSPCHHYDHGYMTGLMGGLRALTGMGGASGEEHQFEFVGAGTVLLQSSEALMAEQAAGAVPNQAGVPGGGGAPGHQGQQAGAPRLPGQLGDLQRRFGL, from the coding sequence GTGACCACCTACCCGGGCACGGGCCCCGTGATCCACGACCCGTCGACACTGCCGGTCGACGACAACGTGAACGCGTACACCTTCTGCGTGGAGCTCAAGGGGAGCGAGTGGTTCCTGCAGAAGGGCAAGATGATCGCCTACTACGGCTCGATGGAGTTCAACGGCATCGGGCACGGTCGTCTCGACCGGCTGGTGCGGACGAGTTTTCATTCGCCGTTGCACGCGAGCGACTGGGTCGTGGCCTCCGGCTCGGGCAAGATGCTCCTCGCCGACCGGGCCTTCGACGTGAACTCCTTCGACCTGGAGGAGGGCAATCTGACCATTCGCTCGGGCAACCTCCTCGCTTTTCAGCCAAGTCTCGCGCTCAAGCAGTCGATCGTGCCGGGCTTCCTCACGCTGATCGGGACGGGCAAGTTCGTGGCCGCGTCGAACGGTCCCGTGGTGTTCATGGAACCCCCGATCCGGGTCGACCCGCAGGCCCTGGTCGGCTGGGCCGACTGCCCCTCGCCGTGCCACCATTACGACCACGGGTACATGACAGGCCTGATGGGCGGTCTACGTGCACTGACGGGCATGGGAGGGGCCTCCGGGGAGGAGCACCAGTTCGAGTTCGTGGGAGCCGGCACGGTGCTGCTCCAGTCCAGCGAGGCCCTGATGGCGGAGCAGGCCGCGGGCGCGGTCCCGAACCAGGCTGGAGTGCCGGGTGGTGGCGGGGCACCCGGCCACCAGGGACAGCAAGCCGGCGCACCGCGCCTTCCCGGACAGCTGGGAGACCTCCAGCGTCGCTTCGGGCTGTGA
- a CDS encoding MarR family winged helix-turn-helix transcriptional regulator, whose protein sequence is METETATRWLTDAEQCAWRTHLEVNRLLTYQLEKDLQPFGLTMNDYEILVNLSESEGVRMRMSDLASATLQSKSRLSHQITRMENADLVRRENCESDRRGLYAVLTDHGMETMKKVAPHHVASVRRHFIDLLSPEALEELHKSLTPIAEHLRGQRGRS, encoded by the coding sequence ATGGAGACCGAGACGGCCACTCGCTGGCTGACCGATGCGGAGCAGTGCGCCTGGCGCACCCACCTGGAGGTCAACAGGCTGTTGACGTATCAGCTCGAAAAGGACCTCCAACCGTTCGGCCTGACGATGAACGACTACGAGATCCTGGTGAACCTCTCCGAGTCGGAGGGCGTACGGATGCGGATGAGCGACCTCGCGTCCGCCACCCTCCAGTCCAAGAGCCGCCTCTCCCACCAGATCACCCGCATGGAGAACGCGGACCTGGTCAGGCGCGAGAACTGCGAGTCCGACCGCCGTGGGCTGTACGCCGTGCTCACGGACCACGGCATGGAGACGATGAAGAAGGTCGCGCCTCATCATGTGGCGTCCGTGCGGCGGCACTTCATCGACCTCCTCTCGCCGGAGGCCCTGGAAGAGCTCCACAAGTCCCTGACCCCCATCGCGGAGCACCTGCGGGGGCAGCGGGGACGTTCGTGA
- a CDS encoding sensor histidine kinase, producing the protein MRRRMRSVRARATLAATLVVAIALVAAGAAVLLALRASLIGQADTEADSVARNAASALSNGLAYNDLDLPDGDENPVEVLDRKGKAVAFGEDVEGMSVAARASDRLNSVANDDAGDTDEGLADEEDALEAGDIADETWYGQGTATVEGETADYRFAGVDVVTKGGVPLTVYAGAPLSAEQGAVGTALTAMLIGLPLLLVTVSGVTYVVTRRALRPVEGIRAEMAAITASEDLSRRVPEPATHDEVARLARTTNETLAALEASVERQRAFVADASHELRSPIASLRTQLEVGAAHPELLDVDGAVEDTVRLQRLAADLLLLARLDAGERSADAPLDLAAFVREEAGQRVGDRVEVSVDAESVEVAGSRGQLARVLGNLLDNAQRHTRTSVAVTVRRSGEWAVLGVADDGEGVPADERERVFERFVRLDEARTRDDGGAGLGLAIARDVAVRHGGSLTVRDAPTGGALFELRLPLDRSARPTQPV; encoded by the coding sequence GTGAGGCGGCGAATGCGATCGGTACGGGCCCGCGCCACGCTCGCCGCGACCCTCGTCGTCGCCATAGCCCTGGTCGCCGCGGGAGCCGCCGTGCTGCTCGCGCTGCGGGCCAGCCTCATCGGCCAGGCGGACACCGAGGCCGACTCGGTGGCCCGCAACGCCGCCTCGGCACTGTCGAACGGGCTCGCGTACAACGATCTCGACCTGCCGGACGGCGACGAGAACCCTGTCGAGGTCCTGGACCGGAAGGGGAAGGCCGTCGCCTTCGGCGAGGACGTCGAGGGCATGAGCGTGGCCGCCAGGGCCTCGGATCGACTGAACTCCGTCGCCAATGACGACGCCGGTGACACGGACGAGGGGCTGGCCGACGAGGAGGACGCTCTCGAAGCCGGCGACATCGCCGACGAGACCTGGTACGGCCAGGGCACCGCGACCGTCGAGGGGGAGACGGCCGACTACCGGTTCGCCGGGGTCGACGTGGTCACGAAGGGAGGTGTCCCGCTCACCGTCTACGCGGGCGCTCCGCTCTCCGCCGAACAGGGCGCCGTCGGCACGGCGTTGACGGCCATGCTGATCGGCCTGCCCCTGCTGCTGGTCACGGTCAGCGGGGTGACGTACGTCGTCACCAGGCGGGCCCTGCGCCCCGTTGAGGGGATCCGTGCCGAGATGGCCGCCATCACGGCCTCCGAGGATCTCTCGCGGCGCGTCCCCGAGCCCGCCACCCACGACGAGGTCGCACGCCTGGCCCGTACGACGAACGAGACGCTCGCCGCTCTGGAGGCCTCGGTGGAGCGCCAGCGCGCGTTCGTCGCCGACGCCTCGCACGAACTGCGCAGCCCCATCGCCTCACTGCGCACCCAGCTCGAAGTGGGCGCCGCGCACCCGGAGTTGCTGGACGTGGACGGGGCCGTCGAGGACACCGTACGGCTGCAGCGGCTGGCGGCCGACCTGCTGCTGCTCGCCCGGCTGGACGCGGGGGAGCGGTCGGCGGACGCGCCCCTGGACCTGGCGGCGTTCGTCCGCGAGGAGGCGGGCCAGCGGGTCGGGGACCGGGTCGAGGTGTCCGTGGACGCCGAGTCCGTCGAGGTGGCAGGGTCGCGCGGGCAGCTGGCGCGCGTGCTGGGCAATCTGCTGGACAACGCGCAGCGGCACACGCGGACCTCGGTCGCCGTGACCGTGCGGCGCTCGGGGGAGTGGGCGGTCCTCGGGGTCGCGGACGACGGCGAGGGCGTGCCCGCAGACGAGCGCGAGCGGGTCTTCGAGCGGTTCGTACGGCTCGACGAGGCCCGTACCCGCGACGACGGCGGAGCCGGTCTCGGCCTCGCCATCGCCCGCGACGTCGCCGTCCGGCACGGTGGATCACTCACCGTCCGGGACGCGCCGACAGGCGGAGCCCTGTTCGAACTCCGCCTGCCCTTGGACCGGTCGGCCCGACCCACTCAGCCGGTCTAG
- a CDS encoding response regulator transcription factor, which produces MRLLIVEDEKRLALSLAKGLTAEGYAVDVVHDGLEGLHLAGEGSYDLVVLDIMLPGMNGYRVCGALRAAGHDVPILMLTAKDGEYDEAEGLDTGADDYLTKPFSYVVLVARVKALLRRRGPSGGASPVYEFGHLKVDTAARRVYLADDEITLTTKEFSVLEQLVVRAGEVVSKADILEHVWDFAYEGDPNIVEVYISTLRRKLGPELIRTVRGAGYRLEARA; this is translated from the coding sequence ATGCGCCTGTTGATCGTGGAGGACGAAAAGCGGCTCGCCCTGTCGCTCGCCAAGGGCCTGACGGCCGAGGGCTACGCCGTGGACGTGGTCCACGACGGCCTGGAGGGGCTGCACCTGGCCGGCGAGGGCTCGTACGACCTCGTCGTCCTCGACATCATGCTGCCCGGGATGAACGGCTACCGCGTGTGCGGCGCCCTGCGCGCCGCGGGACACGACGTGCCGATCCTGATGCTCACCGCCAAGGACGGCGAGTACGACGAGGCCGAGGGCCTCGACACGGGCGCCGACGACTATCTGACCAAGCCGTTCTCCTACGTCGTCCTCGTCGCCCGGGTGAAGGCGCTCCTGCGGCGGCGCGGCCCGTCGGGCGGGGCCTCGCCCGTGTACGAGTTCGGGCACCTGAAGGTCGACACCGCCGCCCGGCGCGTGTACCTCGCGGACGACGAGATCACCCTGACCACCAAGGAGTTCTCCGTCCTCGAGCAGCTCGTCGTGCGGGCCGGGGAGGTCGTGTCGAAGGCCGACATCCTGGAGCACGTCTGGGACTTCGCATACGAGGGCGACCCGAACATCGTCGAGGTCTACATCAGCACCCTGCGCCGCAAGCTCGGCCCGGAGCTGATCAGGACCGTACGCGGGGCCGGATACAGACTGGAGGCACGGGCGTGA